A region from the Borreliella burgdorferi B31 genome encodes:
- the bdr gene encoding Bdr family repetitive protein, with product MYREFLRLSMEQLIAQDLSKRYYYNELTYRDLENLEKQFGIKFDNLVTKIDNVEKNLNLKIDNLDTKIDTVKSELTTKIDTVKSELTTKIDNLEKNLQKDMFNLEQRLEAKLEANNKVLLEKLESNNKVLLEKLESNNKVLLEKLSVKNRVSVVIASVVSPIVLSILSSLIMTLIGNYFK from the coding sequence ATATATAGAGAGTTTCTACGATTGAGTATGGAACAACTAATAGCTCAAGATTTGTCAAAAAGATATTATTACAATGAACTAACATATAGAGATTTAGAAAATTTAGAAAAGCAATTTGGTATAAAGTTTGACAATCTTGTTACTAAGATTGATAACGTAGAAAAGAATTTAAATCTAAAAATAGATAATTTAGATACTAAGATTGATACTGTTAAAAGTGAACTTACTACTAAGATTGATACTGTTAAAAGCGAACTTACTACTAAGATTGATAACTTAGAAAAGAATTTACAAAAAGATATGTTTAATTTGGAACAAAGGCTAGAAGCAAAGCTGGAAGCCAATAACAAAGTTCTTTTGGAAAAACTGGAATCCAATAACAAAGTTCTTTTGGAAAAGCTGGAATCCAATAACAAAGTTCTTTTGGAAAAGCTTAGCGTGAAAAACAGAGTGTCAGTTGTTATTGCATCAGTAGTTTCGCCCATTGTTTTATCTATTTTGTCGTCCTTAATTATGACATTAATTGGCAACTATTTCAAGTAG
- a CDS encoding plasmid maintenance protein has translation MPALCGNTLLNLELNNYSQKKLLKFYNEILKKDNKNSCDLPTMSKYLDILENTKTIIKLSFKNHPKYIIYYKINYPLKVFCSTIQDYYQTIANKLKLRL, from the coding sequence ATGCCTGCTTTATGTGGCAATACATTATTAAATCTAGAATTGAATAATTATTCTCAAAAAAAACTATTAAAATTTTACAACGAAATTCTTAAAAAAGATAATAAAAATTCTTGCGATCTACCAACAATGAGTAAATATCTTGATATATTAGAAAACACAAAAACCATAATAAAGCTATCTTTTAAAAATCATCCCAAATATATAATTTATTATAAAATTAATTACCCCCTTAAAGTGTTTTGTTCAACAATACAAGACTACTATCAAACAATAGCAAACAAACTAAAACTACGGCTATAA